In the genome of Dyadobacter fermentans DSM 18053, the window TGTATTGTTGCCTGCTATTCGTCATCCTCGCGCTCGGGACATTTGGATTGGTATTCTTCGGTGCGCGGTACAAAGGCGCTGAAAACCTGCTGGTGACGCGCAACATTTCGGATACCAATGTAACGATGGCCTATTTTATCCTGGTATGGCCCTTTGCTGTTCGCTATGCCAGCCGGATGAAGCTTCCGCTGCTGGCAACCTCGCTGCTGGTAATGCTCTTCGCCGGTGTGGTGGTACTGTCATTTTCGCGGGGTGCAGTGCTCATCGTCGGGCCTTATGTGGCTGGTACGCTATTCATAATGGGCAGGTTCAGACACCTGCTCTGGTTCACGACTTCGGGAATTGCCTTATACCTCGGCTCCGACCATTTGACCCGCCTTCTCGACGTCGATCTGGCCTATTCCTGGCAACTTCGCTTCGCGGATTTCCCGGTGACGAAGCCTGGAATGGACGGTTTGCATGCAATCAGCGGCCGGGCGGAGATTCGGAAGCTTGCCTATTCGCTGTTCCTGGAAAGCCCGCTCTACGGGCATGGGATAGCGAGTTTTGAAGTGCTCGGCCCCGGCTACCGCGAGGCGCATTCGATGTTTTTCACGATGCTTGCGGAGCAGGGATTGATCGGTACGCTGTATTTGTACGCGGTGCTGCTGGCACTAGGGCGTCAGTTGTTACAAATGGCGCGCGTTGGCACTGAATACTGGCCATTCCTCATGGCGTTTGGTGCCTATTTGCTGTTTAATCACGCCGTCGGGACGGTTTTTGTCATTATTCCTTCGAAAAGCCTGACGGTCAACTGCATTGCGCCGCTGCTGCTGATCTGCCTGTATTACTATTCGAAAAGCCTTTGCCAAAAGCTTGGGTCAGATGGCTAGCATCCTCATCATCGGCAGAATCCCGCCGCCCGTCGGGGGTGTGGCGGTGCATGTGAAAAGGCTGACCGACAGCCTGCGGCGGCAAGGTTTCCCGTTTGAATTTTACGACTACGGGAAAGAACCGCTTTTTAGCCTATTGCTGAAAATCCTGCGGCATCCGGTCATTCATATTCATTTCTCAAATCCTCGCGCACAGCTGATTTTTGCAGTTTTCTGCAAGCTCACATTCAAGAAACTGATCATCACCTATCACGGCTGCTGGGGAAGATACGGTTGGTTGGGAAACTATGCCGTGAGGTTTTCAGCGCGGCTCGCGCACCTACCCATTGTGCAGGAGCACACCAGCCTGAAACAGGCACTGCGCCAGAACCCGCGTGCGTGCGAGATATCGACTTACATCTACGATGTGCATGTAGAACCGCTTCCGGCCGAATTGCAGAACGAGGTATGGCTCCTCCGAACGCATTATAAAGCCATATTTTGCACCAATGCCTGGAATGTCACTTTCGATAAGTACGGGCGGGAGATTTACGGGATTTCGGAGCTTATCGCCCGGTTTGAGGGCCAGCCCGAATTTCTGCTGCTCATTTCCGATCCTTCGGGAAACTACCGTTCATACATTGAAACAAGCTACCCGCACATTCCTGGCAATGTGTTTTTCATTACCGGCCTGCATGATTTCAGAAGCGTACTGCTGCATTCCGATGCATTCATCCGAAACACCACGACCGACGGCGTATCGCTTTCCGTGCATGAAGCGCGGGAGCTCGGCATTGCGGTTCTAGCCTCGGCAGCTGTGGCACGACCGCCGTTTTGCTACGTTTTTGAAGATTTTTCGAAAACAGATTTGGAGAAAAGCCTGGAAGAAGCCCGGCGGCTCATTACCCTTCCCGGCGAGATGAACAATACCGTAGCTGAGCTCACAGCGCTGTATCGGTCCGTTCTGAATGTGCGCTAATTTTCTGATAATCAGTATAAAAAACAAAGGCATAGAAAAATTTCCATGCCCTGTTTCACACTATACACACACTATATTTTTAATATCTATATATCGCTCAGATAAAAGTTCGAGTTGGATTTCAGTACCGCAAAATAACAAACTAAAGTGATCAGAAAAAAACTTTAGATTGTGAATTTCTAAATTCTAATGAGAAAATAATGGACATTTTCCGAAAAAAATCAGAGCCAATTTCGGCGGCACTCAAAAATATCGAAAATTGGCGTAATAATTGCTGAAACTCCGCCACCTGATTATTTTCGTGTCACAAACACTCGCAACTCATTCATGGAATCACTTTTCACCACCGGCGCACCAGCCAGTATGCTGATAATAACCGTGTTGCAAGTGATCCTTAATCCAGACAACGTAATTTCTACCATAATTGTTTCGAAGGTGTTCCCGCTTCATCCGAGCGGCTTGATGCACGCTCCGGGCAAAATCGGCGATTTTGTAAATTATCGCCCTTCGATCCAAATTTTAACGCTCTCATTTTTGTTGATAATTGGTACCCTGCCAGTGGCAGAAGCTTTCCAAAACTATGCGCATTAATCCCGAAACCGTCGAAAGAATCAAGCACGCCGCAGATATTGTGGAGGTCGTAGGGGATTTTGTGTCATTGAAGAAGAAAGGTGCTAACTATTCGGCCTGCTGCCCTTTTCACAATGAAAAAACGCCGTCGTTCAACGTCAACCCCGTAAGGCAGATCTACAAGTGCTTTGGCTGCGGCGCGGCGGGCGATTCCATCAAGTTTGTGATGGACATCGATGGCATCGGCTACGGCGAGGCGCTGCGGTATCTGGCCGGCAAGTATAATATTGAAGTCGAGGAGGAAGAGCTTACCGACGAGGAAACACTCCGGCAGAATGCGCGGGAAAGCTTGTACATCATCCTCAATTTTGCCAAAAATTACTACCAACACCAGCTTCACCATAGCGATGAAGGCCAGGCGATCGGTCTGAGCTATTTCCGTGAGCGTGGTTTTACGAGTGAAATCAGGAAAAAATTCGAGCTCGGTTACAGTCTCGACAACTGGGATTCCTTTTCAAAAGAAGCATTGGAAAAGGGCTATTCCGCTGAAATCCTCGAAAGGGCGGGATTGCTCATTCACAAGGAAGGCAGCCACACGGCCGGCTACGACCGTTTCCGCGGGCGGGTTATTTTCCCGATCCATAATATAGCCGGGAAAACGATCGCATTCGGCGCCCGGATTTTAAAAACCGACAAGAACCAGCCCAAATACCTCAACTCTCCCGAAACGGAGGTTTACCATAAAAGTGAGGTCCTTTACGGCATTTACCAAGCCAAAAACGCGATCCGCCAACTTGAACATTGCTACCTCGTCGAAGGCTATACCGATGTGATTTCACTGCACCAGGCGGGCATTGAAAACGTGGTCGCGTCTTCGGGAACGTCGCTGACGGTCGAGCAGATCAGGCTTATCGGCCGGTTTACGCCCAATATCACGATTCTTTATGACGGTGATATGGCGGGGATCAAGGCGGCGCTGCGCGGTCTGGATCTGGTGCTGGAAGAAGGTTTGAATGTAAATGTCGTCCTTTTCCCTGATAACGAAGACCCCGACAGCTATGTCCGCAGAGTGGGTGCGGAGGCTTTTAAGGCACACCTCAAAAGTGCGTCGAAGGACTTTATCACTTTCAAAACGGAAATCCTGTTGCAGGATGCCGGCAACGACCCATTCAAGCTGGCGGCTGTGATTCAGGAGGTTGTGAACAGCATTGTAAAGATTCCCGATGCTATCAAACGGCAGGTGTTTTTCCACCGGACGTCGGAAATGATGCGGGTGGATGAGCAGATGCTGATCACGGAGGGCAATAAACTACTCCGAAAACAGCATTCGGCCAAACCGGCGGAGAGGCCGCGGCAGTCAAATGCGGGGGGCCAGGGTTCTGCCGGGACAAGAGGGCCCGAATTTGATGGGCCGCCGGATCTGGATGCATTGTTCAGCGACGGTTTCGGACCATTCGGCGGTGAGCCGGATGATAACCCATTCGTGCCGACCGAACACGCGCCGGAAGCGTTCCAGCGTACCAAGCTGCATTACCAGGAAGAAGCCTTTGTGCGCCTGCTCGTGGTGCACGGCGCGCGTGAGCTGGAGCCAACCATTACCGTTTGCCAGTATGTATTGGGCCAAATTGAAGGAATTGAGCTGAAAGATCCCGTTTACAGCCATTTACTGAACTTGTTCCGCGAGAATTTTGGCAAAAACAATGTCCTCACAACCGACTATTTCCTGCAACATCACGAAGCGGAAATCAGGAACCTGACGATCGAATGGCTGACGCAGAAGCACGAATTGAGCGAGTTATGGAAGGAGAAATACGAGATTTATGTACCTTTTGAAACCGATGTACTCGACAGGACCGCCTTCAACAACATTTTGAGGCTCAAAAAGGCATTTGTAGAAGAAAAAATGAAGACCTGCATCCAAAACATGGCCCAGGCCAAAACCGGCGAAGAGCAGGATGCCATCATGAATGAATACCAATTCTATAAAGGAATCAGCATGGCCGCCGCCAAGGAATTGGGAAGCGTAATCGGATAACCAACCTAAACATCGCTGTTATGAAAAACGCATTGGCCATTCTGTGTGCCGCTTTGTTGCTTACCGCGTGTAATCCTTCTTATAAACTCCTCAAAGTGGAGAAGGAAGATTCTTTCAAGCTCTCCGACTACCCCACCTACGGCTTTTTCGACATCGAAGCGCAGGGCGACACCGTTTCAGGAAATTTTGAAAAGAATGTGGGCATTATCAAGGAAGCCATCGCCAAAAACCTGCAAGCCAGAGGATTGGACGAAGCCCGCGACCCGAGCCTGAAAATCAATATTGCATTGAATGTAAAGGAGCAGCTGCAAACCCGGCAGACTGATTTCCGTACCGACGGCCTGCCGCGCTACATGGGCCAGCGGCGCTATTCATGGAAAAGCGAGGAGATCGTAACCGGCAAATACCGCGAAGGCACCATCGTGATCGACCTCGTGGATGCGGCGAATAACCGGATGGTGTGGCAGGGCGGCGCCGGCGGCATTATCCCGGAGAAAACGAAGAATTTTACCGAAGATATCAATCAGGCAATCAGCGAAGTAGTTGCCAAAATCCCCTGACAGGCCAGCAAAAAGGGTCGCTTCCCGGTGAGAAACAACCCTTTTATAATGTCGTGAATATCGGAGTTACTAAGCATTGTTGTTAACTACGCCGCGCGCTTTTTCAGTCACGTTATCGGCTACGCCATTTGCTTTTTCTTTTGCGGTATTTACATTTTTGAGGAACCCATCTTTGAGTTTGTCGGCTAGGTGCGACAGCTCTTCAAGGCTTTTTTCATACGTATCCTTTGCATTTCCGCCAAGGTCATTTGCCTTATTTTTGATCAATTTCCGGGTTTCTTTACCGTTTTTGGGAGCTACCAAAAGGCCAATCGCGATGCCTGTCAACAGTGCCCCGATCGAGCCAATCAAAAATTTTTGGTTCTTGTTCATACGAATTCCCTATTTTGTGTTGATAATACATTACACCTGAAAATAACAAAATACTGTGCCACTTCGCAAGCCAGCGCGCCGATTTTCTATGAACGGCTTCTTCATCGTCTCTCTTTTGACGGCACTTATGATGACAATGGGCGAAAGCTACGCGCAATGGAAAGTCATCGACATTAAAACGAAGATCCATATGCGTGCGGTACATGCCGTATCGCCTACAATCTGCTGGATCGGCGGTACGCAAGGCACTGTTTTGAGGACGACGGACGGCGGCCATACCTGGACCACCTTTAAAGTCGCCGGCGCCGACTCGCTCGACTTCCGCGACATTCACGCCTTCGATAAGGATGTGGCGATCGCCATGAGTGCCGGGGAATCGGAGAAGGACAAAGCTAAAATTTACAAGACCGACGACGGCGGCCAGAGCTGGAAGCTTGTGTACCAAACTACACAAAATGGGGTTTTTCTGGATGGAATCGACTTTTGGGATAAAAATAAAGGCATTTGCCTCGGCGATCCAACACAGGGACGACTCTTCATTTTGACAACCGAGGACGGCGGAAATTCCTGGCAGGAACTCCCGCTCGACAAGCGCCCGGCCGCCGAACCCGGCGAGGCCTGCTTCGCTGCGAGCGGCACGTCTATTCTTGTAAACGGCAAGGGCAATGCATTCATCGGAACCGGCGGAAGCAAAATGGCCCGCGTTTTCCGCACGGAAGATTACGGCCAAAGCTGGCAGGTGTCCGCTACCCCATTACCCGCCGGGCCTACTGCCGGTATTTTCGGGTTAAGGTTTTGGTCCAAAAAGAATGGCATTGCTGTGGGCGGTGACTATAAAAAAACTACCGATTCGACCCAAAACGTACTTGTGACGAACGACGGAGGCATTACCTGGACTTTATCCGGCATGACCAAACCCGCCGGTTTGAAAGAATCCGTAGCCGTTTACCACAAAACCAACGCCACCTGGAACGGCGACACGCAGATCCGCTCCGACAACTATGCATTGGTTGCGTCGGGCCCGTCCGGCAGCAGCGTTTCCCTGGATCGTGGGAAAAGCTGGATCCTGCTCGGCACGGAAGGTTTCCACTCGCTCAGTTTCGCCGGAAATGTGGGCTACGGCGTCGGAGCGAATGGTTTAATCGGGAAAATCGAAAAGATTTCTTCCAAAAAGAAAAAGAAGAAGCTGGTGCTTGTGGACCAATAAAGTCATAGTTTTCATTCGTGTCCATTCGTGTCTTCGTGGCATTCTAAATCCGGTCAATGAGCTCATTCACTTTACGAACTTCGCGGCCAGCCAGATGATCAGCGATAGCAGCCGCGTGCTCACGGCCATTTTCAATAAACACCTTTTCGGTAAACACACCAGCCAGTACAGTCCCGCACAAATACAGCCCCGGCACATTGGTTTCGAAGGTTTCTGAATCATATTCCGGCACTTTGGTCAGCGGATCGAGCGTGACGCCGCAGCGAGCAAGCAAATGCTCGTCGGGCAGGTAACCTACCAATAGAAAAACGAAATCGGCCGGTAACCATTCCTGATCGCCCGTTTCCACATTTTCAATGAGCATGCGCCCGGGTTCGATCGCCCGCGTCACGGAGTTGAAGCGCGTGTGGATTTTGCCCTCTCTCACCCGGTTTTTTACGTCGGGCACGAGCCAGTATTTCACTTTGGTACGGAAATCGGCCTCTTTGTGCACGATCGTCACCTTGGCATCATGGCGATAGAGCTCCAAGGCCGCTTCTACCGACGAGTTGGAACCGCCTACCAGCACCACATTGGTGTAGGAGTATTTAAATGGCTCATCATAATAATGTGAAACATGCGGCAGGTTCTCGCCCGGTACATTCAGCATGCGCGGCACGTCGAAATAGCCCGTTGCCAGGATCACATTCTTGGACTGAAAAACCTGACCGTCATTGGAATAAGTCAGAAAAGTACCGTCGGCCTGCTTTTCGGAACGGTCGACGTCCACGAAGAGTTTAAAGTTCAAATGGTAGTAACCGGCTACCTTGCGGTAATATTGCAGGGCTTCGTTGCGGTTGGCCTTCACGTCGGAAATCGCGAACGGAATGCCGCCTATTTCGATATTTTCAGCGGTAGAGAAGAATTTCATGCGCCGCGGGTACCGGCGGATGGATTCGGTGAGGTTGCCTTTTTCGAGGATCAGGTAGTCGAGCCCGCTTTTGGCCAGCTCCACCCCCATTGCGAGGCCGCACGGGCCGCCGCCGATTATGATTGCGTCGTAAATGTGCATTGTATGGGCTGACGACCCTTTTGCTTGCGGCCGCCACTAGTCTTTTAACCCTCTAATTTAGCTATTGGTTTCTGAACTTTGTAAATTAGCTAACTGTTCAGAAAGTCTGATAATACCACTTTTTAGCTTGGAAAACGCGGCCGGCGATTTTACGAAGAAACTGAATGAATGGGGCAAAGCGAAAACCCCGTTCTTTTTTTTGGTGGACTACCTATTCCAAAACCCGCAGGCCTGGAAGCTCGAAGACGTCGACCCGAATGAGATTCTTTTTAGCTTGAACGGGTTTACCAATGATCATTCGGCATTCCGCAGCGAGCTGCCGGAGCACATCCAGTTCGATAGGCGCCCGCTTCCCTTCGAAGCGTACGAGCCAAAATTCAAATGCGTGCTCAACCATCTGAATGCAGGCAACTCATTTTTGGTAAATCTATCGATCCCTACGCCGGTTGAAACCAACCTTTCGTTAAAACAGATTTTCCAGCACAGCGAGGCGCCTTACCGGCTGCTTTTCCAGGACCGGTTTGTCTGCTTTTCTCCCGAAATATTCGTCCGCATCCGGGGCAACCGCATTGCCTCATTTCCGATGAAAGGCACCATTGACGCTTCCGTCCCAAATGCGGAGCAGGTAATTCTCTCGGATCACAAAGAGGCCGCCGAGCACGCCACGATCGTGGATCTGATCCGGAATGATTTGAGCATGGTCGCTGAAAAGGTGTGGGTGGAGCGCTACCGCTATATCGATCGCATTCAGACTTTTGATAAAACCCTTTTACAGGTCAGTTCGGAGATAGCAGGGACATTACCGGCCACTTTCGATGGCCACTACGGCGATTTGCTGCAAAAACTGTTGCCCGCCGGTTCTATTACCGGTGCGCCGAAACCGCGCACGCTGGAAATCATTGAAGAAGCCGAGCAATACCAGCGCGGCTATTACACCGGTGTAATGGGCTATTTTGATGGGCATAACTTCGAAAGTGCGGTGATGATCCGCTTCATCGAACAGGAAAAGGATGGTTTGGTTTTCAAAAGCGGCGGCGGCATTACCGCATTAAGCAATGCCGAAAGCGAATATCAGGAAGTGATCAATAAAGTATATCTCCCATTTAGCCACGCCCCGCATGCTGTGCCTTGAAACGATCTGCATCGAAAACCGCGAACTCAAAAACCTGTCCTACCACGAAGCCCGGCTGAACAAAACGCGGCGGGAATTGTGGGGTTACGAGGATGAATGGGATTTGAATGCATTGCTGAAAGTACCCGATCATGTGACCGAAAGCATGCACAAATGTCGCGTGGTGTACAGCAAAGGTATCGATAAGATTCAGTGGGAGCCCTATTCGCCGAGGGCGATCCGCAAAATAAGGCGGGTTTATGACGATGAAATTGACTACCGATACAAATACGACAACCGCGACGCGCTGAACACGCTCTTCGCGCAGCGCGGGGATGCAGACGAAATCCTGATCATTAAAAACGGGCTGGTAACGGACTCCAATTATTGCAACGTCGCGTTCTTCGACGGCACGCGCTGGCTTACACCCGCGAGCCCGCTCCTGCCCGGCACGCGAAGGGCGCATTTGCTGGATGAAGGCATTATCCAAACTGCCGAAATCCGTGAAAGCGACATTGCGAAATTCAGCCGGATACGGCTTTTCAATGCCATGGTGGACTGGGCGCATGCCGCTACGCTCGATGTGTCGTTGATTGCTTGACCACAAATTGCGAACTTGCGCCCGAATTAACGATTTGAATCCATGACCTCCTTATTCGAGGAAGAAATCACCCTTTTTGCCGATTTGATCCTTCCGGTACCGATCCCGAACCTGTTTACCTACCGGGTGCCGCGGGAAATGGCGTCGCTGATCAAGGTGGGGGCGCGGGTGATCGTGCAATTTGGGCAAAAGAGGGTCATAACAGCCGTGGTAGCGCAGCTGCATTCCAACCCGCCGGTGAAATACCAGGCAAAATACATTCTGGAATTGCTCGACGAGCAGCCGATTGTGACCCAGCAGCAGCTCGAACTCTTTGCCTGGGTGGCCGAATATTACCTCTGCAATATCGGCGAAGTGATGAATGTGGCGCTGCCTGCCGGTTTGAAAATCACCAGCCAGTCGCGCATTCAGTTAAATCCCGAGTTTGAACACGAAGATTTGCTGACCGACCAGGAACAGCTGGTTGTGGAAGAGATTAAAAAGCATCAGACGCTTTCGTATGAGGAAGTCGAAAGGCTTTTGCAAAAATCGAATATCACTTCGATCATCAAATCGCTCGTCGGGAAGCGGGCGGTTATTTTATATGAGGAGGTAAAAGAGCGCTACAAGCCGAAAGTGGCGAAAAAGATCAGGCTGACGGCCGCTTATACGACCAACGAAGCGCTGTCGAAGCTCGCCGCGGACCTCGACAAGACGCCCAAGCAGCAGGAAATCCTGTTGAAATACCTCAGTTTTATCCCGGTTTACAACAATCCTGAGTTGAATTATAAGGGCCTGGACAAAAGCATTTTCAGTCAGGACGATACCATTTCGGATGCTTCTTTGAATACTCTCATCAAAAAGGGCATTTTTGAGCAGTTCGAAGTTTTCGTCTCCCGCTTTGACGACATTCCGGCCGGCAACATGGGCACCATTACGCTCACGGACACCCAGCAAGAAGCCTTCCGCCAGATCCACGAGCTATTTGCGGAAAAAGAAGTGGTGCTGCTGCATGGCATTACCGGCTCAGGCAAAACCGAAGTGTATATCGAACTGATCAAACAAGCGCTCGAAAGCGGCTCTCAAGTCTTGTTTCTACTTCCTGAAATCGCATTGACCACGCAGATCGTTGTGCGGCTTCGGAAGGTTTTCGGCGATGTGATGGGCATTTACCATTCCAAATTCTCAGATAATGAGCGCGTGGAAGTGTGGAAGGGCATTCTGGACGGCAAGTTCCAGTTTGTGGTCGGTGTGCGCTCGGCGATATTCCTGCCGTTTGATAATCTTGGATTAGTTATCGTCGACGAGGAACACGAAACATCCTATAAACAACACGACCCGGCGCCGCGCTACAATGCACGCGATGTAGCGGTGATCATGTCGTACATGCACAAAGGCAAAACGCTGCTCGGTTCAGCGACGCCTTCGCTGGAAAGCTATTTTCATGCCCAAAGCGGCCGGTATGGATTTGTGCAAATGAAGCAGCGCTACGGAAATGCGGCATTACCGCGTTTTGAGCTGATCGACACCAAGAAGGAAAAGCGCCAGAAGCAGATGAAGAACGAGTTTTCTTCCGTTCTGCTAAGCCATTTGGAATACAACCTTAAAAACAAAGAGCAAACCATTCTCTTCCAGAACCGCCGCGGCTACTCCCCTTACCTGCAATGCGAGGAATGCAACTGGATTTCGGAATGCGCGAATTGCGACGTAAGCCTCACATACCACATGAAGGCGCGGGAGCTCCGCTGCCACTATTGCGGACATAAGGAGGAAGTGCCGCGCACCTGCCCGCATTGCGGCTCGCCGAAAGTAAAAACGATGGGTTACGGCACGGAGAAGATCGAGGAGGAAATTAATGTAATGTACCCCGAGGCGCGCGTGCAGCGCATGGACCTCGACACGACGCGCGCTAAAAATGCCTATCAGCAAATCATTTCCGATTTCGAGGAAGGCGGGATTGACATTTTGGTGGGGACGCAAATGGTGAGCAAAGGCCTCGACTTCGACAATGTGAGCGTCGTAGGCATTTTCGATGCCGACCGCATTATCCATTTCCCCGAATTCCGCGCTTCGGAACGGGCGTTCCAAATGCTGACGCAGGTGAGCGGGCGCGCAGGCAGGCGGGCCGACAAGCCGGGGAAAGTGCTCATCCAAACGGCCAACCCCTCGCAGCCGCTGCTCGAAAAGATCATTAATAACGATTACGAGGGAATGTACGAGGCCGAAATCGCCGAGCGCGAGAAATTCAGCTACCCGCCATTTACCCGGCTGATCAAGGTTACGGTGAAGCATATCGACGAAGGAACCGCCCTCCGCGCAGCCAAAGTACTGGCCGAAAAACTGACGTCGCATTTGGGCGCCAGCAGGGTTCTGGGGCCGCAGCCGCCGCTGGTCGAAAGAGTAAGAAATCAGTTTTTGTTCGATATTCTCATCAAACTTGAACGAGAAAAGATTAATTTTAAGGCGGCAAAGTCATTTATACAGGAAAAAGTAATTGACACTCTGACTGACAAGACGCTAAAAAGCATCCAGGTCGTGATTGACGTGGATTGTTTATAAAACATCATTTTTACTGCACATTAACTTTATGTCTTCCAAAAAAACCAGAATTGTTGCAACCGTAGGCCCTGCCTCGGAATCGAAAGAAACGTTATATGCATTGGCCAAAGCAGGAGTGAACGTGTTCCGTCTCAACTTCTCCCACGGCACCCACGCCGACCACCTGCAAAGACTCACCAATATCCGCGAGATCAACGAAGAGCATGGCCTTAACCTCGCCATTCTGCAAGATTTACAAGGGCCGAAAATCCGTATCGGTCTGGTAGCTGAGAAGGACGGCGTTCTGATCGAGGCAGGCAAAAAACTGATCCTTTCCAACACCGAGGTGCTGGGTACTGCCGAGAAAGTGAGCACACCTTACGACGGGATGTACAATGATGTGAAGATCGGTGACCGCGTGTTGATGGATGATGGTAAACTGGAAGTGCTGGTAACCGGCATCGAAGGATCGGATGTGATCACGGAGGTGATTTATGGCGGTTATCTGAAATCTAAAAAAGGTGTTAACCTGCCAAATACAAAGGTTTCGATGCCTTCGGTAACGCCGAAAGACTGGGAAGACCTGGACTTTGGTCTGGAAAACAATGTAGAATGGATCGCATTGTCGTTCGTTCGCACGGCGGAGGAAATCCTGAAAGTAAAAGAATATATTGCCAACAAAGGCAAATTTGCCCGCGTGGTAGCGAAAATCGAGAAGCCTGAGGCGATCCTGAATATCGACGAGATCATCGAAGCAACAGACGCGATTATGGTTGCGCGCGGTGACCTCGGGGTGGAATTGCCTGCGGAAGAGGTTCCGATGATCCAGAAAATGATTGTGGAGAAATGTAACCGTGCCGGCAAGCCTGTAATCGTGGCTACGCAAATGCTGGAATCGATGATCGAGAGCCCGCGCGCCACCCGCGCCGAGCTGAACGACGTAGCGAACTCGGTACTTGACGGCGCTGACGCTGTAATGCTTTCGGCTGAAACAGCTTCCGGTAAATATCCGATCCTGGCCGTTGAAAGCATGAGCCGCACCATTGAAAAAGTGGAAGCGTCTAGCAAAAGCATTTATTTCAAACACCACGCGGCAGTAAACGACACGCCTGGTGCCTACAAACTGAACGACAATGTGGTAATGAGCGCATGCCGTCTGGCGCGCGATACCCAAGCTGCGGCGATCATCGGCATCACGCGCTCGGGCTACACATCATTCCGCCTGTCGCACCACCGCCCGAAAGCCAACTTGCTGATTTTCACATCCAACAGAATGCTGATGAACCAGCTGGCGCTTTATTGGGGCACCAAGGTATTCTACTACGACCGCGACCAGGGTGTTTCTACCGACGATCTGATCGAAGACATCAAAACTTTCCTCGTTGAAAAAGGCGAGCTGCAAAAAGGTGATGTGTTCATCAATACACTGAGCATGCCGGTTTCAAGACAGCGCAAGACGAATACGGTGAAATTGAGCGTGGTGGAGTAACATCACGGATGTTCATACTACAAGGGCGACGGGATTTGATTCCGTCGCTTTTTTTATGTTATGCCGCCTGCTCATCGAGCGATTGACTTTGCACATTCTACTGAAAATCAGTTATAGATTTTTGTATATTTGATAATGGGCTAAACGATTCAAATCATGATCGCTTCACCAAGACCTGGCTTCGACATTCCTGAAAACGCATTGGAGAAAAGCATTCCGACATCGCTAATCCGCGAGATTATTGATGGGAAGCCTTACTACTACAAAGGCTACCAGGAAGTGCTCGCAGGCAATGTCAATGAAGAAGGTGTCATGGGTTGCAGTATTTTACAATCATTCATCGTCGCTTATCTGGTACGTGTTCTTCTTCGTTCGATCGACGAAGACAGATA includes:
- a CDS encoding YpdA family putative bacillithiol disulfide reductase; its protein translation is MHIYDAIIIGGGPCGLAMGVELAKSGLDYLILEKGNLTESIRRYPRRMKFFSTAENIEIGGIPFAISDVKANRNEALQYYRKVAGYYHLNFKLFVDVDRSEKQADGTFLTYSNDGQVFQSKNVILATGYFDVPRMLNVPGENLPHVSHYYDEPFKYSYTNVVLVGGSNSSVEAALELYRHDAKVTIVHKEADFRTKVKYWLVPDVKNRVREGKIHTRFNSVTRAIEPGRMLIENVETGDQEWLPADFVFLLVGYLPDEHLLARCGVTLDPLTKVPEYDSETFETNVPGLYLCGTVLAGVFTEKVFIENGREHAAAIADHLAGREVRKVNELIDRI
- a CDS encoding aminodeoxychorismate synthase component I produces the protein MENAAGDFTKKLNEWGKAKTPFFFLVDYLFQNPQAWKLEDVDPNEILFSLNGFTNDHSAFRSELPEHIQFDRRPLPFEAYEPKFKCVLNHLNAGNSFLVNLSIPTPVETNLSLKQIFQHSEAPYRLLFQDRFVCFSPEIFVRIRGNRIASFPMKGTIDASVPNAEQVILSDHKEAAEHATIVDLIRNDLSMVAEKVWVERYRYIDRIQTFDKTLLQVSSEIAGTLPATFDGHYGDLLQKLLPAGSITGAPKPRTLEIIEEAEQYQRGYYTGVMGYFDGHNFESAVMIRFIEQEKDGLVFKSGGGITALSNAESEYQEVINKVYLPFSHAPHAVP
- a CDS encoding aminotransferase class IV family protein; its protein translation is MLCLETICIENRELKNLSYHEARLNKTRRELWGYEDEWDLNALLKVPDHVTESMHKCRVVYSKGIDKIQWEPYSPRAIRKIRRVYDDEIDYRYKYDNRDALNTLFAQRGDADEILIIKNGLVTDSNYCNVAFFDGTRWLTPASPLLPGTRRAHLLDEGIIQTAEIRESDIAKFSRIRLFNAMVDWAHAATLDVSLIA
- the priA gene encoding replication restart helicase PriA, with amino-acid sequence MTSLFEEEITLFADLILPVPIPNLFTYRVPREMASLIKVGARVIVQFGQKRVITAVVAQLHSNPPVKYQAKYILELLDEQPIVTQQQLELFAWVAEYYLCNIGEVMNVALPAGLKITSQSRIQLNPEFEHEDLLTDQEQLVVEEIKKHQTLSYEEVERLLQKSNITSIIKSLVGKRAVILYEEVKERYKPKVAKKIRLTAAYTTNEALSKLAADLDKTPKQQEILLKYLSFIPVYNNPELNYKGLDKSIFSQDDTISDASLNTLIKKGIFEQFEVFVSRFDDIPAGNMGTITLTDTQQEAFRQIHELFAEKEVVLLHGITGSGKTEVYIELIKQALESGSQVLFLLPEIALTTQIVVRLRKVFGDVMGIYHSKFSDNERVEVWKGILDGKFQFVVGVRSAIFLPFDNLGLVIVDEEHETSYKQHDPAPRYNARDVAVIMSYMHKGKTLLGSATPSLESYFHAQSGRYGFVQMKQRYGNAALPRFELIDTKKEKRQKQMKNEFSSVLLSHLEYNLKNKEQTILFQNRRGYSPYLQCEECNWISECANCDVSLTYHMKARELRCHYCGHKEEVPRTCPHCGSPKVKTMGYGTEKIEEEINVMYPEARVQRMDLDTTRAKNAYQQIISDFEEGGIDILVGTQMVSKGLDFDNVSVVGIFDADRIIHFPEFRASERAFQMLTQVSGRAGRRADKPGKVLIQTANPSQPLLEKIINNDYEGMYEAEIAEREKFSYPPFTRLIKVTVKHIDEGTALRAAKVLAEKLTSHLGASRVLGPQPPLVERVRNQFLFDILIKLEREKINFKAAKSFIQEKVIDTLTDKTLKSIQVVIDVDCL